ggctttttTGGAGGGATCAAAAGGGAAACCCCGCCCACTGGGGGTGGCGGAGCCCAGAAAGAGGAGGGAGATTCCCTTTGGGGCTTGGGGGGGAAGCCCTTCTCTGAAGGCAGGTCACTGActcactggaggggggggggaaatccccggGAAGCCCCTCCCCCTAGAGGCgggtcactggggagggggatcccggcgaagccccgccccctagagGCGGGTCACTGGGGAGAGGGATCCCGGCGAAGCCCCTCCCCCTAGAAGAGGCgggtcactggggagggggatcccGGCGAAGCCCCTCCCCCTAGAGGCGGGTCACTGGGGAAGGGGATCccgggggaagccccgccccgcCGGGCGGGTCACTGGGGAGGTTCCCGGGGGAAGCCCCtccctgggccgggccggggcgggACTCTCTGGTCGGCGGGAGAAGCGGAGTCCCCGCCCCGGCTCCCGCTCGCCATGGCggcccagctgctgctgatgGTCCCGGCCCTGGGCAGCTTCCTCTTCACCTTCGGCACCGGCGTGGAGCTGATCCGCTTCGCCTCGCTGCGCGCCGTGCTGCCCGGCGGGGGGCGGCCGGGtgcgtggggccgggccggggccggggggacccgggacagaaggggagaggaggagggaggggccaggggatggAGCTGGGAGGAGAGACCTAGGGAGAGAcccgggggttgggggtggggaagggagaccaGATCTAGGGGGGACCCAGAGGAgaccctgggaagggagggggagcccTAGAGAAGACCCTGGGACGGAGGGGGCTGGCAGGACAGACCTAGGGGGAGattgaggggagggggctgggaagagAGACCTAGAGGGAGGCGGAGCCGTAGAGAAGAGCCAGGGCGGGAGGGGGTTAGGAGGGGAGACCCGGAGGgaagcccctggggggggggatcctggGGGAAGCCCATCCCAATCGGGGTTGGGAGGGGCCGAGCGGGAGGGGGAGTGAGTTTGGGGTGGTTAAGGGGGGAATGGTGAGGAGCCGGGATTGGGGGGAGCTATGAGGGGAGGGCGGTCAGGGTGGGACCCGAGCCCTGCTGGGGATCAGGCCAAggttgggagctggggggcaaaGAGGGaactgggtgcgggagggggagcagtgcccTAGGGGGGAGCCAAATGGGTGATGCCTCACTGGGTACATTCTGCCCCCCTTAATCCCCATCTCCCCCTTTGCAGAGGCCACCCCCAGCGTGGAGTGGGGGGCCGCCCTGCGGGACCCCCGGGTGCTGCGGCCCCTGGCCGTGGACCTGGGCCTGGTGGCGCTCTTTGTGCTGCAGCACAGCCTCATGGCCACCGCGCCGGTCAAGCGTTGGACCACCAGCTGCTTTGGGGTGCTGCAGAGATCCTTCTACGTCTTCTGCACCGCCCTGGCCCTCCAGGTACcgccgggggctgcgggtcgggagtgaggggcaccagcagagctgtgggggagctcagggctgggccagcagggagatgggggagCCCAAGGctaggctagcagggggctgtgggccggggctagggggagcccagggctgtgggtcagggctgGGAGGTGTTGGCAGAATTATTTCTAATGGGACTCCCCCACAGCTGCTGATGCGGTACTGGCAACCCGTCCGGCACGGCCCCCTGCTCTGGAACGCCTGCACAGAGCCCTGGGACACCTGGGTCCCGCTCATCTGCTTCATCCTGCACTTCATCGCCTGGCTGGTTATCTTCAGCGTCATCCTCATCTTCGACTATGCTGAGCTTATGGGAGTCAAACAGGTACCTCGGTCTCCTTGCAACCCGGGCCGGGGGATTGCCTGGcttgggggatggggaatgggataCAGGGCCTcttccctctagggggcgccggctctgatccagccccaggctggggaactggctggctcagaggggtggggaatgggttaTGGGGCCTTTTCCCCCCTAGGGGGCACCGGTTCTGATCCAGCCCctaggggggtggggaatgagacacggggcttttcccctctaggggccaccagctccaatccagccccagATCTGGAGGGGTGTCTCAACTCTGCCCTTAacctctccccctaccccccaggtTTATTACCACTGTCTGGGCATGGGGGACCCGCTGGCGCTGAAGTCCGTGCGGGCTGTGCGGCTCTATTCTCACCTTCGCCACCCCGTCTACCTGGAGTTCCTGCTGGTGCTGTGGGCCGTGCCCTGCCTGTCTCTGGatcgcctcctgctggctggccTGTTCACCACCTACCTGAGCTGCGGGCACAGCCTGGACCAGCAGGACTACCTCTACCTGCGTGCCCAGCTCGACAAGAAGTTCCTGGTCTTCTCCCGCGAGGAGGCGGCCTACGGGGACCTGCTGGCCCGCAATGGCCCCGCGCCTGGCAAGGAGAGCTGAGGGGCCGGGGTCTCTGCCATGCACTGATGCCCTTAGGTCAAAAACCCTGCACTAGTTACCGTAGGATTATCACTTCTGAGTGCCTAGCATCTGCAGCAGCTTGCAAAACCAACCCcgtccctgctctaaccactaggctccaCGCCCTCCCAGACAGGGGCagtagagcccaggagtcctggctcccagctccccctgctctagccattaGATCCCAGTCTCCTCTCCTGGGGTTTtaagttctattcccagctctgggaagggggtggggtcttgtggttagagcagggtgggagcgagagtcaggactcctgggttctatccccagctctgggagcggcatgtggtctagtgggttagaacaagggaggctgggagtcaggatcctgggttctatccccagctgtgggcggggagtggggtctagtgggttagaacaggggaggctgggagtcaggactcctggattctatccccagctgtgggaggggaggcgAGGCTAGTGGTCagagggttgggttgggttggggctTGGAGTCAGGACCCCCTGGGTTTTACCCGGCTGCTTTACTCAGTGTGTTTTGTTTCCATCCACAGTTGTGACTGCAAAAAGAttctctgaaaatgtttttttaaaaacaaaatgatgaTAAATCTGTGCTTAAGTTAGTAACACATTGAGGGGGAAGCCTTATCTGGGACCGGCCAGTTCAGGGGTGCGGtaaatgggacatggggcctttcccctctagggggcgccatcTCCGATCCGGCCCCAGAGCAGgggaactggctggctcaggggattgaGTCGCGGGATACGGGGCCTTTCCCCCCTTGGGGTGCCAGTTCCGATTCCATTCGCTGGTAACCAAAAGCCAGTCCCACCTACCAGCCATTCTGCGCCCTATGAATCAAACTGTCAGAGATCCCAGCCCCAACCATCCACTTCAGGCACCTCTCCGCCCCCTTGCTGGCGGCCTCAGCAGTTACCAGAGGGCTGAATTGAGACACATTAgtgatgggggctgagggggcagctTGTTCTGTCCCCAGAACCCCGGTCTTTGGGTCTCAGCGGGGGGAGATTTTAACTGGACTTAGAGCTGGATCCATGGGAAGATCTCGCTGGgctttggagcaatgctgagAGACACTCAGTCTCCAAGTCTTGTGTTTTGATGGTTTCCCCTGTCTGATGCAGGAGGCTGGGACCCCTCTGGGCTGGGCAtgaaactgggagtcaggactcctgggttctcttcctggctctgggaggggacccCAGCCTTACACCAATGCCTTAACCAGGAGCCCTTTATTTTTAAGCGcctggttttgttgttttttgtttgttttttaatgtggtGTGTCTTAGCCCGAAGCTGATAAAGTATTTTTGTATCTTGGATTTTTGTTGCGATCtgagaaaacaatatttttaaaaaaataaaaaaagtcgcTGCTTCTTTTACACACTTCTCTGCCTCCTGGGTTgtacccccagctctgggaggggaatggggtctaatggttagagcaggggggcttggaGCCAGGCCTCCTAGGTTCTACCCCCAATCTctgggagaagaggggagggggtctagtggttagagcaatggGCGGTTGGGAGTCGGgactcctggattcctttcccagttcagccactctcCACTTGATATGACCAGTCACTTGTCTTTTGCTTCTGTGTCCCCTAACTGTGAAACAGATGGTGCTGTTTtgaatggtttgagcattggcctgctaaatccagggttgtgagttcaatccttgagggggccatttggggatttagttggg
The window above is part of the Chrysemys picta bellii isolate R12L10 chromosome 12, ASM1138683v2, whole genome shotgun sequence genome. Proteins encoded here:
- the NRM gene encoding nurim, with protein sequence MAAQLLLMVPALGSFLFTFGTGVELIRFASLRAVLPGGGRPEATPSVEWGAALRDPRVLRPLAVDLGLVALFVLQHSLMATAPVKRWTTSCFGVLQRSFYVFCTALALQLLMRYWQPVRHGPLLWNACTEPWDTWVPLICFILHFIAWLVIFSVILIFDYAELMGVKQVYYHCLGMGDPLALKSVRAVRLYSHLRHPVYLEFLLVLWAVPCLSLDRLLLAGLFTTYLSCGHSLDQQDYLYLRAQLDKKFLVFSREEAAYGDLLARNGPAPGKES